Proteins found in one bacterium genomic segment:
- a CDS encoding secondary thiamine-phosphate synthase enzyme YjbQ, with the protein MFFEKTYEVPTRGEGDVIDLTPLLERFLSESGTSDGVCTIAATGSTYAVTTVEYEPGLVEDLKRVLQALVPRGPVYAHDTRWGDGNGYAHVRASLAGPSVSFAVVGGKPRLGTWQQPVLLDFDNRPRTRRVSFCIAG; encoded by the coding sequence ATGTTCTTCGAGAAGACCTACGAGGTTCCGACCAGGGGCGAGGGCGACGTCATAGACCTCACGCCGCTCCTGGAGCGCTTCCTCTCCGAATCGGGGACGAGCGACGGTGTCTGCACCATCGCCGCCACGGGCTCTACCTACGCCGTCACCACGGTGGAGTACGAGCCGGGGCTGGTGGAGGATTTAAAACGTGTGCTGCAGGCGCTCGTCCCCCGGGGTCCGGTGTACGCCCACGACACGCGCTGGGGCGACGGTAACGGCTACGCCCACGTCCGGGCGAGCCTGGCGGGCCCCTCGGTGAGCTTCGCCGTGGTCGGCGGGAAGCCGCGGCTGGGGACCTGGCAGCAGCCGGTCCTTCTGGATTTCGACAACCGGCCCCGGACGCGCCGGGTGAGCTTCTGCATCGCCGGTTGA
- a CDS encoding DUF4388 domain-containing protein, protein MALQGTLAELPLLDLLEIFSRYYRSGWLSVESTKGRTEIYIDAGRIIYAESVADREPLGKMLLGRGFLTQERLDEALHSQKRSEASNVPAKSQGGGRRMLGELLLELGIVTQADIEEALADQLAETVYRTSLESDGTFVYKVAGYEPPGSKVVVKLRIDEVVLRGMARVEDMSHLGIGLFSFRQVPLLADGVVNLKELDLPPEEWKVLSLIDGRRNLDEITMAGNLTRFSTARALFNLLGKRLVEIGIGASPPPVQRTAAIQAASPDTETLENLKRTLEGEENAG, encoded by the coding sequence ATGGCTCTACAAGGCACCCTGGCGGAGCTCCCCCTCCTCGACCTCCTGGAGATATTCAGCCGCTACTACCGCTCCGGCTGGCTGAGCGTGGAGAGCACCAAGGGGCGCACGGAGATATACATAGACGCGGGGCGGATCATCTACGCCGAAAGCGTGGCCGACCGGGAGCCGCTGGGGAAGATGCTCCTCGGGCGCGGCTTCTTGACCCAGGAGCGGCTCGACGAAGCCCTCCACAGCCAGAAACGAAGCGAAGCGAGTAATGTCCCGGCAAAAAGCCAGGGCGGGGGGCGTCGGATGCTCGGCGAACTCCTCCTGGAACTGGGGATCGTCACCCAGGCCGACATCGAGGAAGCCCTGGCCGATCAGCTCGCGGAAACGGTCTACCGCACATCCCTGGAATCCGACGGAACCTTCGTCTACAAGGTCGCCGGCTACGAGCCGCCCGGCTCGAAGGTGGTGGTCAAGTTGCGCATAGACGAGGTCGTACTGCGCGGCATGGCCCGGGTCGAGGACATGTCCCACCTGGGAATCGGCCTGTTTAGCTTCCGGCAGGTCCCCCTCCTCGCCGACGGCGTCGTGAACCTGAAGGAGCTCGACCTGCCGCCGGAGGAGTGGAAGGTGCTCTCCCTCATAGACGGGCGGCGGAACCTGGACGAGATTACCATGGCCGGCAACCTCACCCGCTTCAGCACCGCCCGGGCCCTCTTCAACCTCCTGGGGAAGCGGTTGGTGGAGATAGGCATCGGCGCCTCGCCCCCGCCCGTGCAGCGCACCGCCGCCATCCAGGCCGCCAGCCCCGACACCGAGACCCTGGAGAATTTAAAGCGCACCCTCGAGGGGGAGGAGAATGCCGGGTAA
- a CDS encoding flippase: MVEGRLIRRVGVNTGFVLGSEVVRKLLAFALQLVAVRVFGDAGYGRYIFAIGFVTLWALGNDLGLAELTVRDVARDRERAGAYLADVLSMKLLAGVLVLGVLALVGGATQPAELPMILWAGLSAVIFAGSRESALGVFKGTQDFRSLFIVNLAGDALTLGLGYTAVLAGYGPLGLIVATAAATALSSLMSLLWARKRFGGVRPDPRRWWGLLKAGFPFALASVFIIVYKLVDVTMLKYMLGSDEVVGWYGASVKLVNILLFAPLALSAALFPALAEMKGDDERLSRTASVTIRLLVGLALPAAILIFFHAEGISAIALGPGYGPSADSLRVLGLSLPLVFASYPLSVLLKSTGREKLFAAGALVSGLVNVAANLYAIPRWEHVGAAWTTVISEALVLVLFVVFARRYINLSQLGRPLLGTLAAGAAYGAACAFLSLWWSLALLPIYVLLLFVTGAVKGEDIRGIREALRRGRG, translated from the coding sequence ATGGTCGAGGGAAGGCTCATCCGCCGCGTGGGTGTGAACACCGGGTTCGTCCTGGGCTCGGAGGTCGTGCGCAAGCTGCTGGCCTTCGCGCTGCAGCTCGTCGCCGTGCGCGTCTTCGGCGACGCCGGGTACGGGCGCTACATCTTCGCCATCGGCTTCGTCACCCTGTGGGCCCTGGGCAACGACCTGGGGCTGGCCGAGCTGACCGTGCGCGACGTGGCGCGGGACCGGGAGCGCGCGGGGGCCTACCTGGCCGACGTCCTCTCGATGAAGCTCCTGGCGGGCGTGCTGGTCCTCGGGGTCCTGGCCCTGGTCGGCGGGGCGACACAGCCCGCCGAGCTGCCGATGATTCTCTGGGCGGGGCTCTCCGCCGTAATATTCGCCGGGAGCAGGGAGAGCGCCCTGGGGGTTTTCAAAGGCACCCAGGACTTCCGCTCCCTTTTCATCGTGAACCTGGCGGGCGACGCGCTGACCCTCGGGCTGGGCTACACGGCGGTGCTCGCGGGCTACGGCCCCCTGGGGCTCATCGTCGCCACCGCCGCCGCCACGGCGCTCTCCTCCCTGATGAGCCTGCTGTGGGCCCGGAAGCGCTTCGGCGGCGTGCGGCCCGACCCGAGACGCTGGTGGGGCCTCCTCAAGGCCGGCTTCCCCTTCGCCCTCGCCTCCGTCTTCATCATCGTGTACAAGCTGGTGGACGTCACCATGCTCAAGTACATGCTCGGGTCGGACGAGGTGGTGGGGTGGTACGGGGCGTCGGTGAAGCTCGTAAACATCCTGCTCTTCGCGCCCCTGGCGCTTTCCGCGGCGCTCTTCCCGGCGCTCGCGGAGATGAAGGGCGACGACGAGCGGCTGTCCCGCACGGCCTCGGTCACCATCCGGCTGCTGGTGGGTCTGGCGCTCCCGGCCGCGATACTGATTTTCTTCCACGCCGAGGGGATTTCCGCCATCGCCCTCGGTCCGGGCTACGGCCCCTCGGCGGATTCCCTGAGAGTCCTGGGCCTCTCACTCCCCCTGGTCTTCGCCAGCTACCCCCTGTCGGTGCTGTTGAAGTCCACGGGCCGTGAGAAGCTCTTCGCCGCGGGGGCCCTGGTCAGCGGTCTGGTGAACGTGGCGGCCAACCTGTACGCCATCCCCCGGTGGGAGCACGTAGGCGCGGCCTGGACCACTGTGATCTCCGAGGCGCTGGTCCTCGTGCTCTTCGTCGTCTTCGCCCGGCGCTACATCAATCTGTCCCAACTGGGCCGACCTCTGTTGGGCACCCTGGCCGCCGGGGCGGCGTACGGGGCGGCCTGCGCCTTCTTGTCTCTGTGGTGGTCCCTGGCCCTCCTGCCGATTTACGTCCTGCTCCTCTTCGTCACCGGGGCGGTGAAGGGCGAGGACATCCGTGGGATTCGGGAGGCTCTGCGGCGCGGGCGGGGTTGA
- a CDS encoding Rrf2 family transcriptional regulator has protein sequence MHVSTRSEYGCRAMLELARNHGCGRLSADEISTRQEIPERYLEQILLSLRRAGFIHSRRGPGGGYTLVRQPDEVNVADVIRTLDGHLAPVACASETAYQACAREDTCGLRWLWQMVRQDLANRLESTTFADLLKRETG, from the coding sequence ATGCACGTTTCGACGCGCAGTGAGTACGGTTGTCGGGCCATGCTGGAACTCGCCCGCAACCACGGCTGCGGCCGCCTGTCGGCCGACGAGATAAGCACCCGCCAGGAGATACCGGAGCGTTACCTGGAACAGATACTCCTCTCGCTGCGCCGGGCGGGGTTCATCCACAGCCGCCGCGGTCCGGGGGGCGGCTACACCCTCGTCCGCCAGCCCGATGAAGTGAACGTGGCCGACGTCATCCGGACCCTCGACGGCCACCTGGCACCGGTGGCCTGCGCCAGCGAGACGGCGTACCAAGCCTGCGCCCGTGAGGACACCTGCGGCCTGCGCTGGCTCTGGCAGATGGTGCGCCAGGACCTGGCCAATCGGCTCGAATCCACCACCTTCGCCGACCTGTTAAAGCGCGAGACGGGTTGA
- a CDS encoding SpoIID/LytB domain-containing protein, with protein sequence MRRCLTAGLIFCAIFIACRPDGEVGHGGTLKPAPTELRVLLQETDGLLVVNCPSGAVITDDSDEPLYTVPAGWDLVFKRNEYGVLAVNGEWQRCTWVRIEPRVEGDGPPRITVKGSPYRGSLTVRSTTTGTVQAINRIEVEDYLRGVLPKETYANWPPEALKSQAVVSRSYALARMSDDPDAPFHLRADTSSQVYGGYYAEDPRTDEAVAATTGEVLAYGGRIVTTFFSSCCGGHTAAIDDIWPNVERRPFFSGVECEWCTACPSHDWEYTLDFDRLAHALAAAGYTTESPTGLRLRTNARTGRVRYVVFTLASGDELELPGDEFRRLVGYGELKSTYFDIARVTEGGLILSGHGYGHGVGLCQWGSRGMAEAGFTYKEIINHYYPGAGIAQWDALWPMEPRPTS encoded by the coding sequence ATGAGACGCTGCCTCACAGCGGGCCTTATCTTTTGTGCGATATTCATCGCCTGCCGACCCGACGGTGAGGTGGGGCACGGCGGCACGCTGAAACCGGCGCCCACCGAGCTCCGGGTCCTGTTGCAGGAGACCGACGGGCTGTTGGTGGTGAACTGCCCCTCGGGCGCGGTGATAACCGACGACTCCGACGAGCCGCTCTACACCGTTCCCGCGGGCTGGGACCTGGTGTTCAAGCGCAACGAGTACGGCGTGCTGGCCGTCAACGGCGAGTGGCAGCGCTGCACGTGGGTGCGGATCGAGCCCCGGGTGGAGGGGGACGGGCCGCCCCGGATCACGGTCAAGGGCTCGCCCTACCGCGGTTCCCTCACCGTCCGCTCCACCACGACGGGGACGGTGCAGGCGATAAACCGGATAGAGGTGGAGGATTATCTGCGGGGCGTTCTGCCCAAGGAGACCTACGCGAACTGGCCGCCCGAGGCGCTCAAGTCCCAGGCCGTGGTGAGCCGGAGCTACGCCCTGGCGCGCATGAGCGACGACCCCGACGCCCCATTCCACCTGCGCGCCGACACCTCGTCCCAGGTCTACGGCGGGTACTACGCCGAGGACCCGCGCACCGACGAGGCGGTGGCCGCCACCACCGGCGAGGTCCTGGCCTACGGCGGCCGGATCGTGACCACCTTCTTCAGCTCCTGCTGCGGGGGCCACACCGCGGCCATAGACGATATCTGGCCCAACGTCGAGCGGCGGCCGTTCTTCTCCGGGGTCGAGTGCGAATGGTGCACCGCCTGCCCCAGTCACGACTGGGAGTACACCCTGGATTTCGACCGCCTGGCCCACGCCCTCGCCGCGGCGGGCTACACCACCGAAAGCCCGACGGGCCTGCGCCTGCGGACAAACGCCCGCACCGGCCGGGTCCGGTACGTGGTGTTCACCTTGGCCTCGGGGGATGAGCTGGAGCTGCCGGGCGACGAGTTCCGCCGCCTCGTGGGCTACGGCGAGCTGAAGAGCACGTACTTCGACATCGCCCGCGTCACCGAGGGCGGGCTCATACTCTCGGGCCACGGCTACGGCCACGGCGTGGGGCTCTGCCAGTGGGGCAGCCGGGGGATGGCCGAGGCCGGTTTCACCTACAAGGAAATCATCAACCACTACTACCCCGGGGCCGGAATCGCCCAGTGGGACGCCCTGTGGCCCATGGAGCCCCGGCCGACGAGCTGA
- the wecB gene encoding UDP-N-acetylglucosamine 2-epimerase (non-hydrolyzing): MLVATVVGARPQFIKAAVVSRAFALRGVEELLIHTGQHYDIRLSDVFFSELGLPEPYYNLGIGSATHGRQTGQMLVAIEDVLLRHSPDMALVYGDTNSTLAGALAAAKLRIPLAHVEAGMRSGDRSMPEEINRILTDHASDLLLAATRTAVENLAAEGLTGGVVLTGDVMYDLWLAKRPIFEGMKPKLLEDFGLRDGGFVLATFHRPRNSDDPARLRSILDALLKHYEPVFLPLHPRTRKNLDAAGLLEKYAEMLREPVGYLEMQALLAGARLAVTDSGGLQKEAYFHGTPCLTLMPQSEWVETVRAGWNKLIEPEGLPAALKNFSPTGERPRVFGEGDAAERVTGAVTGYRPQVQ; this comes from the coding sequence ATGCTCGTAGCCACCGTCGTTGGCGCCCGGCCCCAGTTCATCAAGGCCGCCGTGGTGAGCCGCGCATTCGCCCTCCGGGGGGTCGAGGAGCTTCTCATCCACACCGGCCAGCACTATGACATCCGCCTCTCCGATGTCTTCTTCTCCGAGCTGGGGCTGCCGGAGCCGTACTACAACCTGGGCATCGGCAGCGCCACGCACGGGCGCCAGACGGGGCAGATGCTGGTGGCCATAGAGGACGTGCTGTTGCGGCACTCGCCGGACATGGCGCTGGTCTACGGCGACACGAACTCGACGTTGGCCGGGGCGCTGGCCGCGGCCAAGCTCCGCATCCCCCTGGCCCACGTGGAGGCCGGGATGCGCTCCGGCGACCGCTCCATGCCCGAGGAAATAAATAGAATCCTGACCGACCACGCCAGCGACCTGCTCCTGGCCGCCACCCGGACCGCGGTGGAGAACCTGGCCGCCGAGGGGCTGACCGGGGGCGTAGTCCTCACCGGCGACGTGATGTACGACCTGTGGCTGGCCAAGCGACCGATCTTTGAGGGGATGAAGCCCAAGCTGCTGGAGGATTTCGGTCTGCGCGATGGCGGCTTCGTCCTGGCGACTTTCCACCGCCCGCGGAACAGCGACGACCCGGCGAGGCTCCGGTCCATTCTCGACGCCCTGTTAAAACACTACGAGCCCGTGTTCCTGCCGCTCCACCCCCGGACGCGCAAGAACCTGGACGCGGCGGGGCTCCTCGAAAAATACGCGGAAATGCTCCGCGAGCCGGTGGGCTACCTGGAGATGCAGGCGCTCCTGGCGGGTGCGCGCCTGGCGGTAACGGACTCCGGCGGCCTGCAGAAGGAGGCCTACTTCCACGGCACGCCCTGCCTGACCCTCATGCCGCAGAGCGAGTGGGTGGAGACGGTGCGGGCCGGGTGGAACAAGTTAATCGAGCCGGAGGGGCTCCCCGCGGCCCTCAAAAATTTCTCGCCCACAGGAGAGCGGCCACGGGTCTTCGGCGAAGGCGACGCCGCGGAGCGCGTAACCGGGGCGGTGACCGGCTACCGCCCGCAGGTGCAATAA
- the nrdR gene encoding transcriptional regulator NrdR — MRCPYCGEDSDKVTDTRPSKGGELVRRRRECLHCGRRFTTYEKVEEPELKVVKRDGRRERFDRAKIMTGLEKACEKRPISHDQLETVVARVETELRNRLGDEVESSEIGELLIHELADLDGVAYVRFASVYHQFADTDQFTDVLRRLREDRRRRRAKKKAEEGQTLF; from the coding sequence ATGAGATGCCCCTACTGCGGTGAAGATTCAGACAAGGTGACCGACACCCGCCCCTCCAAGGGTGGCGAGCTGGTGCGCCGCCGGCGGGAATGCCTGCACTGCGGCCGCCGATTCACCACCTACGAGAAGGTCGAGGAGCCGGAGCTGAAGGTGGTCAAGCGCGACGGGAGGCGGGAGCGCTTCGATCGGGCGAAGATCATGACCGGCCTGGAGAAGGCCTGCGAAAAGCGACCCATCAGCCACGACCAGCTCGAAACGGTGGTGGCCCGGGTCGAGACCGAGCTCCGCAACCGCCTGGGCGACGAGGTGGAGTCGAGCGAGATAGGCGAGCTTTTGATACACGAGCTGGCCGATCTGGACGGCGTGGCCTACGTTCGCTTCGCCAGCGTTTACCACCAGTTCGCCGACACCGACCAGTTCACCGACGTGCTCCGGCGCCTGCGCGAGGACCGGCGCCGGCGGCGCGCCAAGAAGAAGGCCGAGGAGGGACAGACCCTCTTCTGA
- a CDS encoding FAD-dependent oxidoreductase: MSKVHELAIIGGGPAGYTAAIYAIRGGVDFIFFADGVAGGQIATTSTLENYPGVPGPINGMEFSARLTEQAQGLGIEVEQAHIEKLEDRGQFFLLTDDYDEEHRARVVILATGAHYRTFPLEGAAKFFGRGLSYCATCDGNFFRDQEVAVVGGGDTALEEALYLTRMCRTVHLIHRRTEFRGVPVLQQRVHAAKNITLHLPFVPEKILGADGVEGLEIKNVETGQTEALAVTGVFSALGMVPNSELVKGLCKLDPGGYVFVNERMFTSNPRILAAGDVTVTPLRQVAVAVGHGAIAAESSRCWLDENCALPSEAGE, encoded by the coding sequence GTGAGCAAGGTCCACGAGCTGGCCATCATCGGCGGCGGGCCCGCCGGGTACACCGCGGCCATCTACGCCATCCGCGGCGGGGTGGACTTCATCTTCTTCGCCGATGGCGTCGCCGGGGGGCAGATAGCCACCACGTCCACTTTGGAAAACTACCCCGGCGTGCCGGGGCCCATCAACGGGATGGAGTTCTCGGCGCGGCTGACCGAGCAGGCCCAGGGGCTGGGCATCGAGGTGGAGCAGGCCCACATCGAGAAGCTGGAGGACCGGGGGCAGTTCTTCCTTCTGACCGACGACTACGACGAGGAGCACCGGGCCCGGGTGGTCATCCTGGCCACGGGGGCGCACTACCGGACGTTCCCGTTGGAGGGGGCGGCGAAGTTCTTCGGCCGCGGCCTCTCCTACTGCGCCACCTGCGACGGCAACTTCTTCCGCGACCAGGAGGTAGCCGTGGTCGGCGGCGGGGACACCGCCCTCGAGGAGGCGCTCTACCTCACCCGCATGTGCCGGACGGTGCACCTGATCCACCGCCGGACGGAATTCCGCGGCGTCCCGGTGCTCCAGCAGAGGGTGCACGCCGCGAAGAACATCACGCTCCACCTCCCCTTCGTCCCCGAAAAAATCCTCGGCGCCGACGGCGTGGAGGGGCTGGAAATCAAGAACGTGGAGACCGGCCAGACGGAGGCCCTCGCGGTGACCGGCGTCTTCAGCGCCCTGGGGATGGTCCCCAACTCGGAGCTGGTCAAGGGGCTGTGCAAGCTGGACCCGGGGGGCTACGTCTTCGTGAACGAGCGGATGTTCACCTCGAACCCGCGCATCCTGGCCGCCGGCGACGTGACGGTGACCCCCCTGCGCCAGGTGGCGGTGGCCGTGGGGCACGGAGCCATCGCGGCGGAATCCTCCCGCTGCTGGCTGGACGAGAACTGCGCGCTGCCCTCGGAGGCCGGGGAATGA
- a CDS encoding dihydroorotate dehydrogenase has translation MKKKEARPAGPRTPRIVRAEVVSRRVLSTGVAELVLRTDPPVDAVPGQFVEVDCRRAGVLLRRPFSVSGMGPDGSLSLVVRTVGPGTSWLAERGPGDSLDLLAPCGKARRLDARGRRLLLVGGGIGTPPLYRFAEVYRAEAATVELLAGAATGKEVRGYVDAAPAGITCISASEDGDEGLCGLVTAALEARLKEILFEKEKPLVVACGPEAMLECVAELCRAHDVECWVLLEALMACGTGLCRGCAVPAAGGGYLLVCQDGPLFDARELAWPLPSTPRPIRLEVESTPPAPESSLKTRLGPLTLATPILVASGTAGYGPELDRLGGLEGVGAVVTKTVTREPREGNPPPRIVETPAGMLNSIGLVNVGLERFLAEVLPEVLGLGLPVMVNVGGSTEEEYVEVAGRLAAVEGICALELNVSCPNVSRGGLQFGTEPTILRDLTRRVKEAAGGLPLFVKLTPNVTDVTLPAGAALEGGADGLTLINTVLGMVVDVGRSRPVLARGAGGLSGPAVRPVAVRMIAQVRAAFPDAPIIGTGGIEDWHDAAEHLIAGANAVSLGTVNFYKPDAARGIAQNLRRLLARRGMAHIGELTGSMFA, from the coding sequence ATGAAAAAAAAGGAGGCGCGTCCCGCCGGACCGCGCACCCCGCGGATCGTCCGGGCCGAGGTCGTCTCCCGGCGGGTGCTCTCGACCGGGGTGGCGGAACTGGTGCTCCGGACCGACCCGCCCGTGGACGCCGTGCCCGGCCAGTTCGTCGAGGTGGACTGCCGGCGGGCCGGGGTTCTCCTGCGGCGCCCCTTCTCCGTGTCCGGGATGGGACCCGACGGATCGCTCTCGCTGGTGGTGCGCACGGTCGGGCCGGGAACGTCCTGGCTGGCGGAGCGCGGGCCCGGGGACTCCCTCGACCTGCTCGCGCCGTGCGGGAAGGCCCGGCGGCTCGACGCCCGGGGCCGGCGATTGCTTCTCGTCGGGGGAGGCATCGGCACCCCGCCGCTCTACCGCTTCGCCGAGGTCTACCGCGCCGAAGCCGCGACCGTCGAGCTCCTGGCGGGCGCCGCCACCGGCAAAGAGGTGCGGGGATACGTGGACGCCGCGCCCGCGGGTATCACCTGCATTTCCGCCTCGGAGGACGGCGACGAGGGTCTCTGCGGCTTGGTGACCGCCGCCCTCGAAGCGCGGCTAAAGGAAATCCTCTTCGAAAAAGAAAAGCCACTGGTCGTGGCCTGCGGGCCCGAGGCGATGTTGGAGTGCGTCGCGGAGCTCTGCCGAGCCCACGACGTCGAGTGTTGGGTGCTCCTCGAGGCGCTCATGGCCTGCGGAACCGGGCTCTGCCGGGGTTGCGCCGTCCCCGCGGCGGGCGGCGGCTACCTTCTGGTCTGCCAGGACGGCCCGCTCTTCGACGCCCGCGAGCTGGCCTGGCCGCTCCCGTCCACGCCCCGGCCGATCCGACTGGAAGTCGAATCCACGCCCCCGGCGCCCGAATCTTCCCTGAAAACGCGGCTCGGCCCACTGACGCTGGCCACGCCGATTCTCGTCGCCTCGGGCACCGCCGGCTACGGCCCCGAGCTCGACCGCCTGGGCGGCCTGGAGGGCGTCGGCGCCGTAGTCACCAAGACGGTGACCCGGGAACCCCGGGAGGGCAACCCCCCGCCGAGGATCGTCGAGACCCCGGCCGGGATGCTCAACTCCATCGGTCTGGTCAACGTCGGCCTGGAACGCTTTCTGGCCGAGGTGTTGCCGGAGGTTCTCGGGCTGGGCCTCCCGGTGATGGTCAACGTCGGCGGGTCCACCGAGGAGGAGTACGTGGAGGTGGCCGGTCGGCTGGCCGCCGTCGAAGGAATCTGCGCGCTGGAGCTCAACGTGAGCTGCCCCAACGTGAGCCGGGGCGGGCTCCAGTTCGGCACCGAGCCGACCATACTCCGTGATTTGACGAGGAGGGTGAAGGAAGCCGCGGGCGGGCTGCCGCTCTTCGTGAAGCTGACCCCCAACGTGACCGACGTGACCCTCCCCGCCGGGGCCGCCCTGGAGGGGGGCGCCGACGGATTGACGCTCATCAACACCGTTCTGGGAATGGTCGTGGACGTGGGCCGCTCGAGGCCGGTGCTGGCCCGCGGGGCGGGCGGGCTCTCCGGGCCGGCCGTCCGCCCCGTCGCGGTACGGATGATCGCCCAGGTGCGCGCCGCCTTCCCCGACGCGCCCATCATCGGCACCGGCGGCATCGAGGACTGGCACGACGCCGCGGAACATTTGATCGCCGGGGCGAACGCCGTCAGCCTCGGCACCGTGAATTTTTATAAACCTGACGCCGCCCGCGGAATCGCCCAAAACCTGCGCCGCCTCCTCGCCCGGCGCGGGATGGCCCACATCGGCGAGCTGACCGGCTCTATGTTCGCTTAA